The Burkholderia cepacia genomic interval GGCGTAGTTGCTGCCCGCATTGGCATTGAAGGTATAGCGCTGCCCCTGGTTTTCATTCACGTTAAGCTGGATCGGCGAATTCACCGTCAAGGCCGACCCCACGATTTCCGACATCAGCGAAGGCGTAAAGCCGATCACGCTGTTTGAGCTCGGTGGCGTCACCACGACGGTGTACGTACCGGCGACCAGATTCCACAAGTCCGCCGTGCAATTGACATTCGATACCGCGCAGGAGAACGACACGACTTGCGCACCGCTTGGGTTGTAGACATACACCCCGAAGCCGCTGCTGCTTCCCGTAATGCTGAGATTGTTGAACGTCAGATCGAGGTTGTCGCCCGCTGCCGCAGTGAAAGCCATGTAAATGTTTTGGCCACCCGCATTGGCGGTATAGGTGGGCGATGTGGCATTGACCGTGAGATTACCGTCCACGCCCGGTAACAACGTCAGCTGACCACTGCACGTGGGACCGCCCCATCCGCACGACACCTCCAACGTGTAGGTGCCGGTGGCAGGGAGGTTGGGCAAATTGATCAACTGTGTACTGGAAGTGGTGAAGGTCGTGTAGTAACCGCTCACGGTCACCGCGCCGTTCGGGCTGTACATGCGTACGGACATTGGCTGCCCGGTTACGCCGGACAACTGCAAGGCATAGGTGTCGCCCGCATGGGCGTTGAACGTATAGCGCTGCCCCTGGTTTTCATTCACGTTGAGCTGGACGGGTGCGTTGACCGTCAAGAGCGAACCGGTGATTTCCGACATCAGCGAAGGCGTAAAGCCGATCACGCTGTTCGAACTTGGGGGCGTCACCACGATCGTGTACGTCCCGGCGACCAGGTTCCACAAGTCTGCGGTGCAATTGACGCTGGATACCGCGCACGAGAACGACACCACCTGCGCGCCGTTCGGGTCGTAGACATACACGCCGAAGCCGCCGCTGCTTCCTGTAATGCTCAGATTGCTGAAGGTCAGGTCGAGGTTGTCGCCCGCGGCGGCATTGAAGGCCATATAGATGTTCTGGCCACCCGCATGGGCGGTATACGTTGGCGCTGCGGCATTGGTCGTCAGGTTACCGCCCACACCGGAGAGCAAGGCCAGTTGACCGCTGCACGAAGGACCGCCCCATCCGCACGACACCTCCAGCGTATAGGTACCGGTGGCAGGCAGATTGGGCAGATTGATCAACTGCGTGCCGCTGGTGGTAAAGGTCGTGTAGTAGCCATCTACCGTCACCGCGCCGGTCGGGCTGTACATCCGTACGGACATGGGTTGGCCGGTTACGCCGGACAACTGCAAGGCATAGGTGTCGCCCGCATGGGCGTTGAAGGTATAACGTTGCCCCTGGTTTTCACTTACGTTGAGCTGGACGGGTGCGTTGACCGTCAAGGACGGCCCCACGATTTCCGACAACAGCGAAGTCGTGAAGCTGACAACACTGCTGGAATTCGGTGGCGTCACCACGATCGTGTACGGGCCGGCGAGCAGGTTCCACAAGTCGGCCGTGCAATTGACGTTCGATACGGAACAGGAGAACGACACGACCTGAGCGCCGTTGGGGTCGTACACGCTCACCGAGAAACTGTTGGTGCTTCCTGTGACGCTCAGGTTGCTAAAAGTGAGATCGAGGTTGGCGCCCGCGGTAGCGTTGAAGTTCAAATAGGTGCTTCCGCCACCGGCAGGGAGGGTGTAGCTGTTGCTGCTTCCGTTGGCCACCAGCGTGCCTGACGACAGCAACTGGATTTGCGCCGAGGCCGTCACGCCGCTATCGGGGCTAATGATCAGTTGATAGGTTCCGGTAACCGGCAGCGGTGCAAGATTGAGTGTGGCGCTGTTGGAGGTGGCGCTCGATGCATACATCACCTGGTTGCTGTTGTAGACGGCGTATCGCACCACCTGGCCCGAAGGACTGGTCGAGGTATTGGATATGGCCAGCCACAGCGTCTGCGGTGCGAAGATGAAACGCAGGGTTTCACCGGGAACCGACGTCACGACGTTTGTGGGCACACCCGCCGCCAGCACGGCGTCCCGCTGCACACCGACCGTCAATTGCGCGCTGGCATTGCTCGGCGTGAACACCACCAAATAGGTGCCCGCTGCACTCAATTGCGGCAAATGAAGCGATGGCGCACTGCTGGAGACGCTGCCTTGCGCAACGAGCTGATTGCCCGGCGCGTAGACGGCGTAACTGATTGAGCTGGCGCTGCTCACGATCGAGTTGAGTTGCAGGCTGATCCAGTCGCCTTCGTTCGCGTTGAACACCATCGCGCCAGTCTGGCCACCCGCGGCGATATTCAAATTCGCACTGCTGCCCACCGTGACATACGCCGTACTGGTGACATTGGCGGCGCTGATGCCGCTGGGTAACACGATCACGGGATTCGCACTGACCGCCTGCCCATACGGCGTGTTGATCGTGACGAATCCGCTCGCATCACCGGCGGTGATCGTGTATTGAATCTGGGCATCGCTGATGGACGCGAACGAGGCCACACCGCGGTTGCTCAACTGCATCACGGTTTGACCTGCCACCGGGTCCAGGTGCGTGCCCGTGACGGTGAGGGTGCTGCCGATCGATACCGCCAGCGGACTCACCTGGGTGATGCTCGGTGGTGCGCCCGTGTCGTCAACCGTGAAAGGCGTGGCGCTGCTTGCCGTATGGCCACCTGTCGTCACCGTGATGGGTCCGGTGGTGGCGCCACTTGGCACACTGGCGACCAATTGCGTCGACGTCGCGGACAGCACCGTTGCCGGTGTGCCATTGACGCTTACCGTATCGTTGGCGGCGTTGCTGTCGAACCCCTGTCCTTGAAGGGTGACTTGCGTGCCTGCCTGGCCATGGGTGGGCATGAACGAGAAGATCGCCAGTTGCCCGGCTGACAGCGGCGCACTGACCTGGCCCGCCTGTCCCAGGCTGTTATAGCCATACTGGACACTGGTGCCCGTATTTGCAGTCATCCCGACGATGCGGCCGTTGGCGTCGTACACGTAGCGTGTGGATTGCGCCTGCGCGAGGCCCCCTGTCAGCAGTAGGAGGCCAAGAAATCCGATGAGACTTGCGCGAAACCATCGGTCGAGCCGGCGTCGACACACCCTTACGCTCGATCCATCCCGGCCACCGTCCACCGTCCGCCTGCCGTTCCCCAGCGCCACCATTGCACAGTCCTTTCTGCCGCTCCATGGAAACGGTCAGCCTGATCTCAACGCATGAACCCCTAGCCACCCCGTGTGAACACGGTGTGAAACCATCCCTTGATCGCACCACAAGCAACGTGAAGAGTCTGTGAAGAAACTCCCCCGTGGCAGACGTCCCTTCGTTGTGCTCTGATGACGCTGCTTCGCGGCCAGCTCAGTGGCATCGACGCGACGCGCTCTGCATCCATCGCATCACGAGGGGACCATGTACCGCTTAGGACGTCTGACGCTCGCCGTCACACTGGGAGCACTGCTCGCTGCCTGCAACCAACCGACCACTCCCGCCGCATCCCATGCCTCGACCGCATCCAGCGGTCCCGCCAAGCCGGCCACTACCGCCGACGAAAACACCTGGGGCAACTACCTCGCCGAACAAGGCCGGCTGCACGGCAAAGACGTGGCGATGCACCCGTACATTTACGTGATTCCGGGAGGCGATAGCGTCGCGGCCACGGCCCGACGCCAGAACGAAACCGACTCCGTGGTGCACAGCATTGGCCCGATCCTGATGCCGGGCGGCATGCTGATCGTGGGTGGACCTGATCCCAAACAGACCACCGCATTTCTCACCGACGTCGCTAAGCAACTGAAGACCGATACGCTGCAAGGCATCGTGGTCTTAGTGGTCAGCGATGCTTCCGAACAGGCGGCGGTGTCCAGCACACTGAAGGCCAGTGGCGCGACCGTGCGCGTTGTGGCCATGTAACTTCGGGACATTTCAGGAGTTCAGCGCAGGATGTCGCAGATACGCTGGTTCGGATGGCTCTGTGTTGGCGTACTGGCGAGCACGCTGGCCGTTTTCGCGCCGCACCCGACGGCGCACGGATCATCGGATGCGTCGTTGCTTGCACAGCGCGTCGCACTGGGCAAGCAGCTCTTCAACGATCCATCGCTGAGCGCCGATGGCAGCGTTCGCTGTGCCTCCTGCCACATGCCCGAAAAGAGCTATACCGATGGACGAGCCACAGCGGTCGGTGTTTACGGACGTGTCGGCACACGCAATACACCCAGTCTCCTCTCCGTGGAAATCGCCAGGGAAGGCGTTTTTTTCTGGGATGGACGACGCACGTCGCTTGAACAGGCCGTCCTTGATCCGCTCACCAATCCGGTAGAAATGGGACTCCCCGATCAAACGCAAGTGATGCAGCGGATTGCACAAAACAGCGCTTACCGCGCGGCGTTCGCGCAGGCGTTTCCGACGCACAGCGATGCGTTCACGCCGGATGACGTCGGCGTGGCGCTTGCCGCCTACATCCGCTCGCTGACATCAACCCAGAGCGCCTTCGACCATTACGGGCATGGCGATCGCGCGGCCTTGAATCCCCGCGCGCAACTCGGCCTTGCCCTCTTCCAGGGCAAGGCCGGTTGCGCGGAATGCCACCGGCTCGAAGGTGCATCACCAACATTCACCGATCACGCCTATCATCGAACGGGCGTGGGTTTGGATGGCATCACGGCGAATCTGCCCACTCTCACGGAAGGCGTCATCGCGCGCTCACTGCAGGGCGGCGCGATCGGCGATCGTGTCGCAACGCATGAAGACGAAGCGCAACTTGGGCGCTTCAACGTCACACTGGAGCCCGCGGATATTGGGCTGTTTCGCACACCCTCGTTACGTGGCGTGTCCCGCACAGCTCCTTATATGCACGATGGCAGCGTGCCGACGCTCGACGATGCGATCGATCGTGAAGTCTATTACCGCAGCCTGCAGGCCGGTCGGCCGTTGAATCTGAGCGTGGAAGAACGGCTCGATCTCGCCGAATTCCTGCGATCGCTGTGAGAGCGACGGACGCCAACCTTCTCACTACGTGGAGCGCTGACGGGCCTCAGCCAACAGCGCTTGCGTGGCTCGCCACGCATGACGCGCCGTGCGTGGGTCACGAAACGCGCGCGCGTGGGCCGTCGCGCCATCGATCAACATGAGGATCACGCCGGCGAGCCGCTTCGTTTCACTGGCATCAAACTCGCCTTGCAAGACGCCTTCGAGCAATGTCAGGAGGGCCTTCTTGTGACGCACCGCGACCTCCGACAGCTCCGGCTCGCTTAGACCGTATTCGCCGATCGCACGCTCGAACAGGCATCCAGTGAAGACCTCGCTCGTAAACCATTCTTCATGCCAGTCGAAAAACGCCTTCAGTTTGGCATCGACACCTTCCACGGTGGCGATGCGCGCAGTGAGCTCCTCGATCACACCACGGTGCCTCCATTCGAGCACTTCCCTGGCCAACGTCTCCCTTCCTTCGAAGTTGTTGTACATCGACTGGAAGGCCACCCCGGCCTCCCGCGTAATCTGACGCACGCTGACCGCATGAAAGCCGTAGCGGCCGAAAAGCTCCGCGGCTTTACCCAGTACCTTGGTTCGTGCTCTGCGACGGGCGAGTTCGTTCTTTTCGTGGGTGATGGTCATGATCGTCCCCGGCCGGTGGGCTCGTCATCGACGACAACTGTCGGCTCAAGGCATCGTAGTAGTCGCCACAACTGGCGAGCCGGAGCATACACCCCACCCACACCGCGGACATGGCACGTGGTTCACGCTTCGTCAGTGGCCGGATCACGTTTTCGAGCCAGCCTTCACCGTGTACATCGTCGACCGTGATGTGTTCGTCGTAATAGCGCGTAGTCGATGGTCCCAGGCCGAGCCGGCGGCACCCGGCGATGAGCTTGCGATACTGAGGCGGGTCGAGCAGTTCCGTGGCCGCCATCACGCCCAGCAGTTTGAAATAGTGCTGCCGGTTCAGGGCGCACAGCATGAAGAGGTTGTAGCCGCGCAGTCCCTGCCACGTCAGTTGCGAGGCGAAGTCATCGCCCGAGCGCATGATACCGACGTCGGTCAACAGTTGCCGGAACATCTGCACATGACTGTGCTGCGGATCGCCCCGCCCCACCTCGTCCCAAAAATTCGACGCAAGCTCCTTGCGAGCCTCCGGTTGCGAACCGATCATCGCCATCACGATCAGGTCGAAAAACCGGACGTTCAGCACCGTGTCACTGCAAAAGAACCGTTCGAGCTGTGCACGCGTCGCGTGCGTTTCAAGCATGTCGAACAGCGGATGATGGGACGCCGCATGCGCCTGGACCGCACCCCGCAACGCGTCGATCAACGCGTCCGGCGAATCGAAGACAGGGGCCGCGCCGATCCGCTGGTATTCGGCCGCCAGCCACTGCCGTTCGATCGTGACGCGTAGCCCGGTCAACAGCGGATCGAACTGGTTGGCCACCGCCGGCGTCGCCGGATCGGCCACATGCAAATCGTACAGGGCGAACAACACCCGATGCACGTCGGCCAAGGCCGCCTCGTCCTGCTCTCCGAAGGCGCGACGCAGCCATGCGGCGAGACGTGACTGCAATCGTGCCGCGAACCGATCGTCACCGTGTACGCTCCAATGGACGCGCGGGCACCGCGTCAACGCGACAATCGCGTCACCGACCGGCAGGGCCAGCAGTTCGGCCCATGACATCGATGGCATCTTCGATCCGGTCTGCGTTTCCCAATCCGTGAACATCGTGTGGCGCCCTCCTCGGTGATGGTCCCAATCCCCGCACAGACTGGATCAAGTGTTCTAGACACATCGTCCGTCTCGTGCCCTCACATGGCGATGCCGTCTTGGCCAGCGCGCACCGCGCCCTAACCAAGAAGGGCGAACTTGCCCGATCTCTCCGTAACAAAACACGACGCCTGTCACAAAAATGACATGTAGCCATTGACAGCTCCGACCGGAAGGTCCGAACTGGCGCCATCACAAAAATGGATCAATCGTTCTAGTCTTTAAGGGCCCTAGGGCCTTTCCGGAGGCGATGCATGAGCGAGACATCGGCAGTGGAGGATGCGGGTGCGGCGCACGGATCGCTGGTCGAATCACGCGGTCCTCTATCGCGTGTGGCCGCGAGCCGGGTGATGGTCGCGGCGTTGGCGCCTCGCGTCGTGGGGCAGCATGTGCGGGCCGCGTTGCGCGCCCTCCGTGACGGCGAGGCCTACGGCACGAAAGCGGTGCTGGAACCAACGCGCGACGAATTGCGCGCCCTGCTCGGCGACGCGGCGGATGCGGCGTATGCCGCAGGCGAGCGCCCGAACTGGAAACTCAGCGCACTCGTCAGCATCAACCCTTCGTACGGCGCCGTGAAAATCGTCGGCTCGCACAGCTACAACCGTCAGCATGGTGACCTGCGATCCACGTCGACGGTGCTGCTCTACGACAAACTCACCATGCAGGCGGTGGCAATCCTCGATGGCTCGACCTTGTCGGCCCAACGCACCGGCGCGTATGCCTCCGTCGTCATCGATAAGTTGTTGTCCCAGCGTGCGCGCTTTTCGGTGTTTCTGTTTGGCGCGGGGCGCGTCGCGCAAGCCGTCGTCGAGGATCTGCAAGCCCATCATCCCGAGCGCATCGACACGCTGTACATTCGAAGTCGCACGCAAGCCAGTGCCGAAGCGTTCGTCGCACAGCTCGCGCCGCACGTGTCGTTTCCACTCGTCGCCGCGCCCACGCTCGACGCGCTCCCCGATTGCACGCTGATCGTCACCGCCTCGAACGCCAACGCGCCGCTGTTCGAAGCCTGGCAGGTCGGCGACGCATCGATCGTGTTGCACCTGGGCGGCGATGAAACGCCGGACGAACTGATCCGCTACATGCTGGAAGCCGGCACGGTGATTTGCGATGACATCGACACCGTCGCACATCGCCGCTCGCAGAGCTTGCCGCTGTTCTTCGCGCGCACCGGACGCTCCCTGGAGTCGATGGCTAACGCGTATCAGGTACGCAATCTATGGCAGATCATGGACGAGGACACACCATACCGCTTTCCTGCGCTCGTGACGTGCGTGGGTCTACCCGTGCTGGATCTGTATCTCGCCCAGCACGTGTACGAGACGGCACGAGACGCGGAAGCGTGTCCGGGCTGACGCCTGCCGTGTCCATCGATCGATGGTCGCGTTCAGAAGCGATGCCGCACGCCGGTCGCGACAGTGAACTGCGTGTTGGTCGAGGACGCACCCCCAGCCGTCGTCATTGCGGCGATCGGCCGATAGTGCCCGCCGACCAACGTCGTGCCATCGCCCAGCGCCTTCTGATACCCCGCGGTGACGTAGAGCTCCGTGCGCTTGGACAGCAGATAATCGATGCCTAGGTTGATCTGGTGCCAGGTGGGCTTGAGGTCCGCGCCGCCCGTGCCGGGCAAACCGGTCACGCGGCCTTCAGTGAACGTGTAGTCCGCGACGAGCATCCACGGCGCACTGAGCCGGTAACGCAAGTTGGCATCGACGTTGGTAAGCTTGCGCGCCGCGCCGTCGTTGTAGTCGAGCTGCACACGACTGACACCGAGTCCCACGGTCGCCGGTCCCCACACCACATTACCACCGAGTGCCGCGATGCGTTGGCGTGCCACGCCACCGTCAATCCCATAGAAAAATCCCGAGCTGTAATCATCCCCTGTCGTCGAAGACGCACCACCCACGGCACCACTCGTATTGCTGGTGGCATTCGGGTGATTCAACTGCATGTAGCCGCCGCCGATCGACACCGGTCCTTGCGTGGTGTTAATGGCGAGCGCCCACGCGCTGTTGTTGGCGAAGCCTTGTGAGCCGCTGCCAGACGCCTGGTTGCTGAAGCCGTAGAGCGCATCGACACGCCAACCGGCGAACGCGTCGGAACGGAACTTCACCGCGTTGTTGATGCGGAACGACTGATCGAGGTTGTCGTTGTCGCCGACGTGCGTGGACGGTATCCAGAAACCGGACCCGAAATACGGTGCAACGAGATCGGCCAGCGGATCGTACTGGCGCCCGAACGTCAGCGCGCCGACGTCCCGCTTGGCGAGCCCTACGAAGACTTGTCGACCGAACTCGCGCCCGCCTTGTCCGAGTGTGCCGTTAGTCGAATAAAAACCGCTTTCGAGCGTGAAGATGGCCGAAAGTCCATCGCCGAGATCCTCATTCCCTTTGACGCCCCAACGATTGCCGCCGAGCTTGCCGGAACTCTCCTGCCACAGCGAACCACCCTTGACGTTGTGGGTGTAGGTGATACCGGCATCGATGATGCCGTACAAGGTGACCGTGCTTTGCGCCATGGCGCTGGAGGCAAGCAACGACAACGCGCTGCCCGCCACGATGAAACGTCCGTGTTTCATGGTGGTGATGTCCCCGTCGTGAGGTGGTTGATGAACCCTTCGTCGCGCCGCGATACGCGTGGCGCGATCTCCTGTCATTCGCATACCTAATCGATAGGCATTCGCGCGGTGCTGGTATCCATCCGTGCGGACGCTGCGGCGTTACGCGGCAGCGCCGGTCATGCCCGGTGGCGCCGTGGCGTGTCCCTCCTCACGGGCGCTCGCTTCGTCAAAGCGATCAACGCGAAAGGCCTCAATAGGCAACGACGCACGCCCCTCGCTGATGAGTTCCGCCAGGAGCTGCCCGACGATCGGCCCGAGCTGAAAACCGTGTGCCGAAAACCCGAACGCGTGGAACGCCGACGGTGATGCGCGGCTCGGCCCGATCACCGGCAGCCCGTCGGGCAAAAACCCTTCGGTGCCCGACCAGAAACGCACGGCACGTGCGGTGCGCATCACGGGAAAGAGATCGATCGCCGTGCGGGCGGCCTGTGCCAAACCCTCGAGCGCGAGCGACGTGCCGTTCGACTTGAGATCGACCGCCGCGCGATGACCGCCGCCGATCAGCACGGTGCCGTTGGGAAATTGCTTGAACGAGAGCGAACGCCCCGCCGACCCCACCACCGGCCCCACGAACGGCGCCATGCGCGCCGTCACCATCAGCATCGAGCCGTTGGACTGCAGCGGCACGGCATCCCCGAGCGCCGCGGCCAACCGACCGCCCCAGGCACCGGCCGTATTGACCAGCGTGGGCGCGCGATAGCACCTCCCGTCCGAGGTGCGTACCGTCCACAGTCCCTGCGTATACGTTGGCATCGCAGCGGTCATGCCTTGATGGATCAGCGCACCGCAGCGCTCGGCCTGACGCTGGAACGCCAGCGTGGTCGGATACGGCGACGCATAGCCATCGTCCTCCACCAGCAAGCCGCCCACACAGTGCGGGGCCAGCGCCGGCAAGCGGTCGTAGAGTTCATCGACATCGATCACGCGTTCGAGATATTCGAGTCCCAAGGCCGCCACGGTGCGACTTCGCGTGCGCAAGCGTTCGAGTTGTGCCTCGTTTTCGGCGACGCGGATCTGCCCCACCGCTTTGAAGCCGCCGTCACTGCCCACGAGATCGGGCAAGGTTCGCCACAGTCGTTTGGCTGCGATCGACAGCGGCAATTCGGGCAACGCACGGCCGAGCGTGCGTACGCCGCCGGCATTCACGCCCGACGCATGCCGTGCCACGTAATCCTTCTCGATCACACGCACGGTGATGCCGCGCCGCGCCAGGTGCAAGGCGGTCGAACAACCGATTAGGCCGCCGCCGATCACCACCACATCCGTCGTTCGAGTCATCGCGTTGACTCCGGCGCATCGAGCAGTCCCGCGAGCTCACTGAGCGGTACCGGCACGACCGGGGGACGCTGGCGCAGCGGCAACGGTATCGCTTCGCCGCACGCCGCATCCGCCATAAGATTCGCCAGCGTCGGCGCACAGAGTCGCCCCTGGCACGGTCCCATCCCGCAACGCAGGGCGCTTTTCACCTGATTGGGATCGCGGCTTCCGCCGTCGATGACGTGCTGCACGTCGCGCACCCGCACCTCCTCGCAGCGGCAGATCAGCGTGGCGTCGTCCGTCGGCACGAGGCATTCGTCGGCGGGGCGATACAGCGTGTCGAGGAACGGCCGCACCGCCGCGTCGCGCGCGAGATCGCGCTGCAAGCGCCGGCTTGTCGCGGCGAACGTGTCCTCGCCCACTTTGCCGAGGTCATGCGCAATCGCCAGCGCCGCCAAGCGACCGCGTGCCGGCGCCGAGGCCGCGCCCGTGATCGCCGCCGCATCGCCCGCGACGAACACGTGTGACTGCGAGGTTCGCCCATACGCATCGGCCACGAGATGCCAGCAGGCCGTGCGGGCATCCCAGCGGCGTTCACAACCCGCGGCGAGCGCGGCATGGATATGCGGCACCACGCCTTGATGCAGGAACAATCCTGTCACGCTCTCCAACCGTCGACGCCGTCCCCGATGCTGGAATTCAACCGCCTCCACCGTGTCGCGACCGAGCGCGCGCAGATCGCGCACGCCGGTGAACACCGGTGTCCCGGCGCGACGCACCTGCCACAGCAAGCCGAGGCCGCGACGCAGGTACGCGGGCGTACGCATCGCCGCCGGGAGATGGGGCGCGGCCTGCACGTAGTGCATGAACGGTGTGGTGTCCAGCACCGCACGCACTGGCACACCCGCACGCCGATACTGCAGGGCGACGAGATACAGCAAGGGACCGGAGCCCGCGAACACGGGATCGCGATGCACGAGGCCTGCCGTCTTCATCAGAATCTGCGCGGCACCGGCCGTCATCACGCCAGGCAAGGTCCAACCGGGCAGCGGCCACGGGCGTTCCATCGCTCCGGTGGCGAGCAGGAGCCGACGGGCGCGCACGCGATGCGCGTGCCCCTCCACCGAGAACGCCACCTCGCCATCCCCCGCCACCCACCACACCGACGCACCAGGCCGATAATCGACACCGCACGCCCGAAATCGCATCGCGAGTTCGTGTCCCGTCACGGAACCGGGATCGAGTCGCGCATGGCGATCGGCGTGCTGCTCGATGCCGCGATAGATTTGCCCACCCGGTGCGGGTTGCTCGTCGAGCACGAGCACCGAGAGATGCCACTCGCGCGCCGCCACCGCCGCACCCATGCCGGCCGGCCCCGCGCCAACGATCACCAGGTCATACGCGGTCATGCGAGCCTCCCAACGTGATGCGTAGGCCGGCACGCACCGGCGTCAGACACGTGCGGCACCCCGGTTGACCGTCGATCTCGGCGACGCACTCGAAGCACACACCCATCAGGCAATACGGTGCACGCGGCGCGTGCGATACGGCCGAGCGTCGCCACGGCGTTGGCAACTGCACGGTGAGCAAGGCGGCGGCGACGGTGAAGCCATCGGGAACCGCGACGGGTACGCCATCCACGAGGATCGTGACCGTCCGCGTCGCCGCGGTCGGTGTCGAAAACAGCGGCGCGCTCATCGTGACCCCGCGAAGAGACGTTCCAGCCCGATCAGGCGATCGATCACGAGGATCAGCCCCAGCGCCCCGACGATCAGCAACGTCGAGATGGCCGCCACGGTGGGATCGATGGAATCCTCGATGCGCAGGTACAGGCGAACCGGCAGCGGTGTCATCGTGGGCGAAGCGATGAATACGCTCATCGTCAGCTCGTCGAAGCTGTGGATGAACGCCAGCAGCCATCCGCTCGCCAGTCCCGGCACCAGCAACCGCAGCGTAATGCGCCGGAACACCGTCCACGTGGACGCCCCCAACGACATCGCCGCCTGTTCGAGCGACCGATCGAGATCGCCCGCCGACGTCAGGCACAACCGCAACGCATACGGCAGCACGATGAGGGTGTGCGCGACGACCAGGCTCGCGAAGCGGCCGTTGAGGTCCAGATCGGTGAAGAAGCGCAGGAACGCCACGCCCAGCACGATGTGCGGGATCAACAACGGCGACATCAGCACGCCATGGATGGCGGTGCGTCCGGGAAACGCCCCGCACGTCAACGCCAACGCGGCCGGTACGGCGAGCAGCAGGGCAAGGCTGGCCGAGGTGACGCCCAAACCGAGACTGGTGCGCAAGGCCGTGACGAATTCCGGCACGCGCAGCAGCGCGCGATACCAACGCAGCGAGGCGCCATCGAACGGCATCGCCAGATACCCCTTCGCGGTGAAGGACACCAGCACGATGACGATCAGCGGTGCGGCGAGAAACAGCAGGAAGAGCGCGTGAAAACCGAGCGCCAAGAGTCCGTTCTTTCTCATGGCGTGACCTCCTCCATCGCCACCGGCAGAGGTCGATGCGATCGCGTACCGCGTCGCTCGCCGAGGCGTTGCCATGCAACGAGGATGGCGAGGTTCGCCACCAACAGGGCGAGCGCGAGCGCCGCGCCTTGCGGCCAGTCCATCGTGCCGAGGAACGCA includes:
- a CDS encoding beta strand repeat-containing protein, with the protein product MVALGNGRRTVDGGRDGSSVRVCRRRLDRWFRASLIGFLGLLLLTGGLAQAQSTRYVYDANGRIVGMTANTGTSVQYGYNSLGQAGQVSAPLSAGQLAIFSFMPTHGQAGTQVTLQGQGFDSNAANDTVSVNGTPATVLSATSTQLVASVPSGATTGPITVTTGGHTASSATPFTVDDTGAPPSITQVSPLAVSIGSTLTVTGTHLDPVAGQTVMQLSNRGVASFASISDAQIQYTITAGDASGFVTINTPYGQAVSANPVIVLPSGISAANVTSTAYVTVGSSANLNIAAGGQTGAMVFNANEGDWISLQLNSIVSSASSISYAVYAPGNQLVAQGSVSSSAPSLHLPQLSAAGTYLVVFTPSNASAQLTVGVQRDAVLAAGVPTNVVTSVPGETLRFIFAPQTLWLAISNTSTSPSGQVVRYAVYNSNQVMYASSATSNSATLNLAPLPVTGTYQLIISPDSGVTASAQIQLLSSGTLVANGSSNSYTLPAGGGSTYLNFNATAGANLDLTFSNLSVTGSTNSFSVSVYDPNGAQVVSFSCSVSNVNCTADLWNLLAGPYTIVVTPPNSSSVVSFTTSLLSEIVGPSLTVNAPVQLNVSENQGQRYTFNAHAGDTYALQLSGVTGQPMSVRMYSPTGAVTVDGYYTTFTTSGTQLINLPNLPATGTYTLEVSCGWGGPSCSGQLALLSGVGGNLTTNAAAPTYTAHAGGQNIYMAFNAAAGDNLDLTFSNLSITGSSGGFGVYVYDPNGAQVVSFSCAVSSVNCTADLWNLVAGTYTIVVTPPSSNSVIGFTPSLMSEITGSLLTVNAPVQLNVNENQGQRYTFNAHAGDTYALQLSGVTGQPMSVRMYSPNGAVTVSGYYTTFTTSSTQLINLPNLPATGTYTLEVSCGWGGPTCSGQLTLLPGVDGNLTVNATSPTYTANAGGQNIYMAFTAAAGDNLDLTFNNLSITGSSSGFGVYVYNPSGAQVVSFSCAVSNVNCTADLWNLVAGTYTVVVTPPSSNSVIGFTPSLMSEIVGSALTVNSPIQLNVNENQGQRYTFNANAGSNYALQVSGVTGQPMSVRVYSPNSTVTVNGYYTSFTASGTQSINLSNLPATGTYTVEVSCAWGGPSCSSQMTLLSQ
- a CDS encoding cytochrome-c peroxidase; this translates as MSQIRWFGWLCVGVLASTLAVFAPHPTAHGSSDASLLAQRVALGKQLFNDPSLSADGSVRCASCHMPEKSYTDGRATAVGVYGRVGTRNTPSLLSVEIAREGVFFWDGRRTSLEQAVLDPLTNPVEMGLPDQTQVMQRIAQNSAYRAAFAQAFPTHSDAFTPDDVGVALAAYIRSLTSTQSAFDHYGHGDRAALNPRAQLGLALFQGKAGCAECHRLEGASPTFTDHAYHRTGVGLDGITANLPTLTEGVIARSLQGGAIGDRVATHEDEAQLGRFNVTLEPADIGLFRTPSLRGVSRTAPYMHDGSVPTLDDAIDREVYYRSLQAGRPLNLSVEERLDLAEFLRSL
- a CDS encoding TetR/AcrR family transcriptional regulator, which translates into the protein MTITHEKNELARRRARTKVLGKAAELFGRYGFHAVSVRQITREAGVAFQSMYNNFEGRETLAREVLEWRHRGVIEELTARIATVEGVDAKLKAFFDWHEEWFTSEVFTGCLFERAIGEYGLSEPELSEVAVRHKKALLTLLEGVLQGEFDASETKRLAGVILMLIDGATAHARAFRDPRTARHAWRATQALLAEARQRST
- a CDS encoding iron-containing redox enzyme family protein; protein product: MFTDWETQTGSKMPSMSWAELLALPVGDAIVALTRCPRVHWSVHGDDRFAARLQSRLAAWLRRAFGEQDEAALADVHRVLFALYDLHVADPATPAVANQFDPLLTGLRVTIERQWLAAEYQRIGAAPVFDSPDALIDALRGAVQAHAASHHPLFDMLETHATRAQLERFFCSDTVLNVRFFDLIVMAMIGSQPEARKELASNFWDEVGRGDPQHSHVQMFRQLLTDVGIMRSGDDFASQLTWQGLRGYNLFMLCALNRQHYFKLLGVMAATELLDPPQYRKLIAGCRRLGLGPSTTRYYDEHITVDDVHGEGWLENVIRPLTKREPRAMSAVWVGCMLRLASCGDYYDALSRQLSSMTSPPAGDDHDHHPRKERTRPSQSTNQGTG
- a CDS encoding saccharopine dehydrogenase NADP-binding domain-containing protein produces the protein MSETSAVEDAGAAHGSLVESRGPLSRVAASRVMVAALAPRVVGQHVRAALRALRDGEAYGTKAVLEPTRDELRALLGDAADAAYAAGERPNWKLSALVSINPSYGAVKIVGSHSYNRQHGDLRSTSTVLLYDKLTMQAVAILDGSTLSAQRTGAYASVVIDKLLSQRARFSVFLFGAGRVAQAVVEDLQAHHPERIDTLYIRSRTQASAEAFVAQLAPHVSFPLVAAPTLDALPDCTLIVTASNANAPLFEAWQVGDASIVLHLGGDETPDELIRYMLEAGTVICDDIDTVAHRRSQSLPLFFARTGRSLESMANAYQVRNLWQIMDEDTPYRFPALVTCVGLPVLDLYLAQHVYETARDAEACPG